Proteins encoded together in one Salarchaeum sp. JOR-1 window:
- a CDS encoding DUF2391 family protein, producing the protein MPERELDQLFDELETLEATVDEDARERVAAVIDAAEDVEDEVAYLEDRGAFGNVIRGYDRADITETFLGSLLFGVPMAVEGGTTEVGAFFAARPWFLAGTVAATVALVYGVLYVADIQDVRVKDPLLGVLPRRFVGVISISLGTAVVLLTGWGRIDWTAPAVALGACVAAFFPMAIGAALGDILPGS; encoded by the coding sequence ATGCCGGAGCGCGAACTCGACCAGCTGTTCGACGAACTCGAAACCCTCGAAGCCACGGTGGACGAGGACGCGCGCGAACGGGTGGCCGCCGTGATCGACGCCGCAGAGGACGTCGAGGACGAAGTCGCGTACCTCGAAGACCGCGGCGCGTTCGGGAACGTCATCCGCGGATACGACCGCGCGGACATCACGGAGACGTTCCTCGGGAGTCTCCTGTTCGGCGTTCCGATGGCCGTCGAGGGCGGCACCACCGAGGTCGGCGCGTTCTTCGCCGCTCGACCCTGGTTTCTCGCCGGCACCGTCGCGGCCACCGTCGCGCTCGTGTACGGCGTTCTCTACGTCGCGGACATCCAGGACGTTCGCGTCAAGGATCCACTCCTCGGCGTCTTGCCCCGGCGGTTCGTCGGTGTCATCAGCATCTCCCTCGGAACCGCCGTCGTCCTGCTCACCGGATGGGGCCGCATCGACTGGACGGCTCCGGCGGTCGCGCTGGGCGCGTGCGTCGCCGCGTTCTTCCCGATGGCTATCGGCGCGGCACTCGGTGACATTCTCCCCGGAAGCTAG
- a CDS encoding transcription initiation factor IIB family protein: MYRAGDEVDQREWLAELDAVADRLELESSARSNARDIFLSTLPDEERSKRAALAASVYAGALIAGDQRSQSRVADAADVSRLSVQGKWKNLVEEAGFDAPDW, translated from the coding sequence ATGTATCGTGCGGGCGACGAAGTGGATCAGCGGGAGTGGCTCGCGGAACTCGACGCGGTCGCAGACCGTCTCGAACTCGAGAGTAGCGCGCGGTCGAACGCCCGCGACATCTTCCTCTCCACGCTCCCCGACGAGGAGCGCTCGAAGCGGGCGGCGCTCGCGGCGAGCGTGTACGCGGGCGCGCTCATCGCGGGCGACCAGCGCTCACAATCACGGGTCGCGGACGCCGCGGACGTATCACGGCTCTCCGTGCAGGGAAAGTGGAAGAACTTGGTCGAAGAAGCCGGATTCGACGCGCCGGATTGGTAG
- a CDS encoding mechanosensitive ion channel domain-containing protein — MDVSQFVAENYDYILAAVIVAFGVVTGAVARRMNERVMAALGVGDAVEGTSVERTARNFGTTTTAFVARISGWVIYGVALVLALRVVNPLLATALWVQVTGYLPNVVIALVVLVVGLIAGDKAELAVSERLRGVKLPEIGVLPVAARYSVVFVAVLVALSQLGVATMALVIAFAAYLAAGILAFLVATRDLLAAGAAGLYLLLTEPYGIGDTIRVEDMEGFVQEVDVFVTRIEDDGTEYVIPNHLVIRSGVVRVID, encoded by the coding sequence ATGGACGTATCCCAGTTCGTCGCGGAGAACTACGACTACATTCTCGCCGCCGTCATCGTCGCGTTCGGGGTGGTGACGGGTGCTGTCGCGCGCCGGATGAACGAGCGCGTGATGGCCGCGCTCGGCGTCGGGGACGCCGTCGAGGGGACGAGCGTCGAGCGCACCGCCCGAAACTTCGGGACAACGACGACGGCGTTCGTCGCCCGCATCTCCGGCTGGGTCATCTACGGTGTCGCCCTCGTCCTCGCGCTACGCGTCGTGAATCCGCTTCTCGCGACGGCGCTCTGGGTGCAGGTGACTGGCTACCTCCCGAACGTCGTCATCGCGCTCGTCGTGCTCGTCGTCGGCCTCATCGCGGGCGACAAGGCCGAGCTCGCCGTGAGCGAGCGCCTCCGCGGCGTGAAGCTCCCGGAAATCGGCGTGCTTCCCGTTGCTGCCCGGTACAGCGTCGTGTTCGTCGCCGTCCTCGTCGCGCTCAGCCAGCTCGGCGTCGCGACGATGGCGCTCGTGATCGCGTTCGCCGCCTACCTCGCCGCCGGTATCCTCGCCTTTCTCGTGGCGACCCGCGACCTGCTCGCGGCGGGCGCCGCCGGTCTCTACCTCCTCCTCACCGAACCATACGGCATCGGGGACACGATTCGCGTCGAGGACATGGAGGGGTTCGTGCAGGAAGTGGACGTGTTCGTCACGCGCATCGAGGACGACGGCACGGAGTACGTCATCCCGAACCACCTCGTGATTCGGTCGGGCGTCGTCCGCGTCATCGACTAA
- a CDS encoding DapH/DapD/GlmU-related protein — protein MTERRHDRLDRHPTVGPRNSLRHWPDAVHPLRVALNYAVVVLARITPSMRLKNWLYTTVLGMTVEPGASWGLEATPDVFWPHLITVKADAIVGYDATVLCHEFLQDEYRTGEVVIGERAMIGAGAVVLPGVEIGADAQVAANSLVAEDVPEGATVAGVPADVVD, from the coding sequence GTGACCGAGCGACGCCACGACCGCCTCGACCGCCACCCGACGGTCGGCCCCCGGAACTCCCTCCGCCACTGGCCGGACGCCGTCCACCCGCTTCGCGTGGCGCTCAACTACGCCGTCGTCGTGCTCGCGCGCATCACGCCGAGCATGCGACTGAAGAACTGGCTCTACACGACCGTCCTCGGGATGACGGTCGAACCCGGCGCGTCGTGGGGCCTGGAGGCGACCCCTGACGTGTTCTGGCCGCACCTCATCACCGTGAAGGCGGACGCCATCGTCGGGTACGACGCGACGGTTCTCTGCCACGAATTCCTCCAGGACGAGTACCGAACGGGCGAGGTCGTAATCGGCGAGCGCGCGATGATCGGGGCGGGCGCGGTCGTCCTCCCCGGAGTCGAAATCGGCGCGGACGCGCAGGTCGCGGCGAACAGCCTCGTCGCCGAAGACGTGCCCGAGGGCGCGACTGTCGCGGGCGTCCCCGCGGACGTCGTGGATTAG
- a CDS encoding glutamate--cysteine ligase — translation MVTGSRDAFTELGTLGVEEEFFVVDESGVPTAGSDQLVYDGDPPELLDGRLDHELFKFVVETQTPRLDGIGEAGNAIRDVREALVEYAESHGLGIAGAGLHPGARWREHEHAEKPRYRSQLERIQYPQHRNTTAGLHVHVGVDDPDKAVWVANEIRWYLPVLLALSANSPFWNGFDTGLASARAKIFETLPNTGMPTAFEDYDAFEDYEERMVSQGSIEDRGELWFDVRPHSGHGTVEIRAPDGQHDPAVVEAFVEYTHALVVDFAERYEDGEPGTDVRREILDENKWRALRRGHDASFLEPAGGVVELGEVVEREAERLGVSGIRDVYARESGAARQRRIRKEEGVRALYDGVRI, via the coding sequence ATGGTGACGGGTTCGCGGGACGCGTTCACGGAACTCGGGACGCTCGGCGTCGAGGAGGAGTTCTTCGTGGTCGACGAGTCGGGCGTGCCGACCGCGGGGAGCGACCAGTTGGTGTACGACGGCGACCCCCCGGAGTTGCTCGACGGCCGCCTCGACCACGAACTGTTCAAGTTCGTCGTGGAGACGCAGACGCCGCGCCTCGACGGCATCGGCGAGGCGGGGAACGCGATTCGTGACGTGCGCGAGGCGCTCGTCGAGTACGCGGAGTCGCACGGCCTCGGCATCGCCGGCGCGGGCCTTCATCCGGGCGCGCGGTGGCGCGAACACGAGCACGCGGAGAAGCCGCGGTACCGCTCGCAGTTGGAGCGCATCCAGTACCCGCAGCACCGGAACACGACGGCGGGCCTGCACGTCCACGTCGGCGTGGACGACCCGGACAAGGCGGTGTGGGTGGCGAACGAGATCCGGTGGTACCTGCCGGTACTGCTCGCGCTCTCGGCGAACTCGCCGTTCTGGAACGGGTTCGACACGGGACTGGCGTCGGCGCGCGCGAAGATATTCGAGACCCTCCCGAACACGGGGATGCCGACCGCGTTCGAAGACTACGACGCGTTCGAGGACTACGAGGAGCGGATGGTCTCCCAGGGGAGCATCGAAGACCGCGGCGAACTCTGGTTCGACGTGCGCCCGCACTCGGGCCACGGAACGGTCGAAATACGGGCGCCGGACGGCCAGCACGACCCCGCGGTGGTTGAGGCGTTCGTCGAGTACACGCACGCGCTCGTCGTGGACTTCGCGGAGCGCTACGAGGACGGTGAACCCGGGACGGACGTTCGCCGCGAGATTCTGGACGAGAACAAGTGGCGGGCGCTCCGCCGGGGCCACGACGCGTCCTTCCTCGAACCCGCGGGCGGCGTCGTCGAACTCGGGGAGGTCGTGGAGCGGGAGGCAGAACGCCTCGGCGTCTCGGGCATCCGAGACGTGTATGCCCGGGAGAGCGGAGCCGCGCGACAGCGCCGTATCCGCAAGGAGGAGGGGGTTCGCGCGCTCTACGACGGAGTGCGGATCTGA
- a CDS encoding HEWD family protein: protein MVEIRTPDERSCLRCGRREVWDEDAGAWQVGDDEVGDVYCIHDWDVTGEFTPVAKP, encoded by the coding sequence ATGGTCGAAATCAGGACGCCTGACGAGCGGTCGTGTCTCCGCTGCGGTCGACGGGAAGTGTGGGACGAGGACGCCGGCGCGTGGCAGGTCGGCGACGACGAAGTCGGGGACGTGTACTGCATCCACGACTGGGACGTGACCGGCGAGTTCACGCCGGTCGCGAAACCGTAG
- the dacZ gene encoding diadenylate cyclase DacZ translates to MSSLSGLATDLVDGVDALFLFSPSGSYYERAADLEDTDVVVVAQENAVGADEFVELPLEFADVTERVRFGVEGALDEGLVEDGELIACATNVFGDDIDTMSRVRADESAHSGIYDLFVNSRADPSVIRDVLDVVIELGRKGQKGKPVGALFVVGDAGKVMNKSRPLSYNPFEKSHVHVGDPIVNVMLKEFSRLDGAFVITDSGKIASAYRYLEPSAEGVDIPKGLGTRHMAAASITRDTNAVSVVLSESDGLVRAFKGGELVLELDPEAY, encoded by the coding sequence ATGAGTTCGCTCTCCGGTCTCGCGACCGATCTCGTGGACGGCGTCGACGCGCTCTTCCTGTTCTCGCCGAGCGGGTCGTACTACGAGCGCGCGGCCGACCTGGAGGACACCGACGTGGTCGTTGTCGCGCAGGAGAACGCGGTCGGCGCGGACGAGTTCGTCGAACTTCCCCTCGAGTTCGCGGACGTGACGGAGCGCGTGCGCTTCGGCGTCGAGGGCGCGCTGGACGAGGGACTCGTCGAGGACGGCGAACTGATCGCGTGCGCGACGAACGTGTTCGGGGACGACATCGACACGATGAGTCGCGTGCGGGCGGACGAGTCCGCGCACTCCGGCATCTACGACCTGTTCGTGAACTCGCGCGCGGATCCGAGCGTCATCCGGGACGTGCTCGACGTGGTCATCGAACTCGGTCGGAAAGGCCAGAAGGGCAAGCCCGTCGGCGCACTGTTCGTCGTCGGGGACGCGGGGAAGGTGATGAACAAGAGCCGGCCCCTGAGCTACAATCCGTTCGAGAAGTCGCACGTGCACGTCGGCGACCCGATCGTGAACGTCATGCTGAAGGAGTTTTCACGCTTGGATGGCGCGTTCGTCATCACGGACTCGGGGAAGATCGCGTCCGCGTACCGCTACCTTGAACCGAGCGCGGAGGGCGTGGACATCCCGAAGGGCCTCGGCACCCGCCACATGGCCGCGGCGTCCATCACCCGGGACACGAACGCCGTCTCGGTCGTCCTCTCGGAGAGCGACGGGCTCGTTCGCGCGTTCAAGGGCGGTGAACTGGTCTTAGAACTCGACCCGGAGGCGTACTGA
- a CDS encoding ATP-dependent DNA helicase, which yields MSESAWESVFGFEEPYANQADAIETAIEVGKRRGFLAMEGPCGTGKTMAALTAGATLVRETSRFERVLVVTPVKQQLQQFVEDLRAMNDDLDEPMNGVSLVGKRDLCPYGREGVFPRDASTHERCDDLRENTAALVEGREGSTRGTPTGEATAALRPEDALEDAWWDAGTARRLARDARHDDPETLSGALATAGAESPYVRHQPSAPDEVSDEDALYCPFEADWYGREKGSPLGFDAGENHVVTVDELLPGAVEYGTCPHRAQSVLLEHADVIVGNYNHLFDPGTRPLLEGLLDEGTFVVVDEAHRMEERVRDLLSDRIGRHTLVRARNDFQTLLQYARQSHENEREFDQKLADYGATLDAVEDAKNLVDDVVGWLDDRVESHLSTEYGTLDPDRLPERDLEIPLRDPETNEVDDLTEWGEESGYTGGVWRSLGDVGSAVEAVLNEGDNDRQCVCTAVGQLLGAWWERDHVSFFREIELEHAPADAGSVSRTYEAAYTPALVTYNCMPGDQIRGVLEEVGGGVLMSATLEPIDVFREVVGLDALESGDDRPVVERTYDMVFPESNRASYVVDAAPFTRSNRGEPGEPTRTRDQYEYVLRTVARSPGNVLVCMPNYREAAWAGEYLADAVEKEVLVDSSSSNEATDDLKAEFFAGPGKVLATSTRGTLTEGVDYDGEKLAACLVVGIPLVNIGSPRVRAVRHAYGDAFGEERAFEYALTVPAVRRSRQAIGRVIRGRDEVGVRVLAGRRYVEGARHSVHEYLSPEERAEFVRMTPEFLGDQLGAFWRDHK from the coding sequence ATGAGCGAGTCCGCCTGGGAGTCCGTGTTCGGGTTCGAGGAGCCGTACGCGAACCAGGCGGACGCGATAGAGACCGCAATCGAGGTCGGGAAGCGACGCGGATTTCTCGCGATGGAAGGCCCCTGTGGTACCGGGAAGACGATGGCCGCGTTGACGGCGGGGGCGACGCTCGTGCGGGAGACGAGTCGGTTCGAGCGCGTGCTCGTCGTCACGCCGGTGAAGCAGCAACTCCAGCAGTTCGTAGAAGACCTCCGCGCGATGAACGACGACCTCGACGAGCCGATGAACGGCGTGTCGCTCGTGGGGAAGCGCGACCTGTGTCCGTACGGCCGCGAGGGCGTGTTCCCGCGGGACGCGAGCACGCACGAGCGCTGCGACGACCTCCGGGAGAACACGGCCGCCCTGGTGGAGGGCAGGGAGGGGTCGACGCGCGGCACGCCGACGGGCGAGGCGACGGCGGCGCTCCGACCCGAGGACGCCCTCGAAGACGCGTGGTGGGACGCCGGGACGGCGCGCCGGCTCGCCCGCGACGCCCGCCACGACGACCCGGAGACGCTTTCCGGCGCGCTCGCCACGGCGGGCGCTGAGTCGCCGTACGTCCGCCACCAGCCGAGCGCGCCCGACGAGGTGAGCGACGAGGACGCGCTCTACTGTCCGTTCGAGGCGGACTGGTACGGCCGCGAGAAGGGGTCGCCGCTCGGGTTCGACGCCGGCGAGAACCACGTCGTCACGGTGGACGAACTGCTTCCGGGGGCCGTCGAGTACGGGACGTGCCCGCACCGCGCGCAGTCAGTCCTGCTCGAACACGCCGACGTCATCGTGGGGAACTACAACCACCTCTTCGACCCGGGGACGCGCCCGCTTCTCGAAGGATTGCTCGACGAGGGAACGTTCGTGGTGGTGGACGAGGCCCATCGGATGGAGGAGCGCGTGCGCGACCTCCTGAGCGACCGCATCGGCCGGCACACGCTCGTTCGCGCGCGAAACGACTTCCAGACGCTCCTCCAGTACGCCCGACAGAGCCACGAGAACGAGCGCGAGTTCGACCAGAAACTCGCGGACTACGGCGCGACCCTGGACGCCGTCGAGGACGCGAAGAACCTCGTGGACGACGTCGTCGGCTGGCTCGACGACCGCGTCGAATCCCACCTGAGTACCGAGTACGGGACGCTCGACCCCGACCGGCTTCCCGAACGCGACCTCGAAATCCCGCTGCGCGACCCGGAGACGAACGAGGTGGACGACCTCACGGAGTGGGGGGAGGAGTCGGGGTACACGGGGGGAGTGTGGCGGTCGCTCGGCGACGTCGGATCCGCCGTCGAAGCCGTGCTGAACGAGGGCGACAACGACCGGCAGTGCGTCTGCACCGCGGTCGGCCAACTCCTCGGCGCGTGGTGGGAGCGCGACCACGTCTCGTTCTTCCGGGAGATAGAACTCGAACACGCGCCCGCGGACGCCGGCTCGGTCTCCCGGACGTACGAGGCGGCGTACACGCCCGCGCTCGTCACGTACAACTGCATGCCCGGCGACCAGATTCGGGGCGTGCTCGAGGAGGTCGGCGGGGGCGTGCTGATGAGCGCGACGCTCGAACCGATCGACGTGTTCCGCGAGGTCGTCGGCCTGGACGCCCTGGAGAGCGGCGACGACCGCCCCGTCGTGGAGCGCACGTACGACATGGTGTTCCCCGAGTCGAACCGCGCGAGTTACGTTGTGGACGCCGCGCCGTTCACGCGCTCGAATCGGGGTGAACCCGGTGAGCCGACGCGGACGCGCGACCAGTACGAGTACGTCCTGCGAACGGTCGCGCGCAGTCCGGGGAACGTTCTGGTGTGCATGCCGAACTACCGGGAGGCGGCGTGGGCGGGCGAGTACCTCGCTGACGCCGTGGAGAAGGAGGTGCTCGTGGATTCGAGTTCGTCGAACGAGGCGACGGACGACCTGAAGGCCGAGTTCTTCGCCGGCCCGGGGAAGGTGCTCGCCACGAGCACGCGCGGGACGCTGACCGAGGGCGTTGACTACGACGGCGAGAAGCTCGCGGCGTGTCTCGTCGTCGGGATTCCGCTCGTGAACATCGGGTCGCCGCGCGTCCGCGCGGTCCGCCACGCGTACGGCGACGCGTTCGGCGAGGAGCGGGCGTTCGAGTACGCGCTCACGGTACCCGCGGTTCGGCGCTCCCGGCAGGCCATCGGCCGCGTCATCCGCGGCCGGGACGAGGTCGGCGTGCGCGTGCTCGCGGGCCGGCGGTACGTCGAGGGCGCGCGCCACTCCGTCCACGAGTACCTCTCGCCGGAGGAGCGCGCGGAGTTCGTGCGGATGACGCCGGAGTTCCTCGGCGACCAGCTCGGCGCGTTCTGGCGCGACCACAAGTAA
- a CDS encoding HVO_2753 family zinc finger protein: MSESETRQARKCVSCGINISGTTAASFKCPDCGQQIYRCSKCRKQSNLYECPDCGFRGP, translated from the coding sequence ATGAGCGAATCAGAGACCCGGCAGGCGCGCAAGTGCGTCTCCTGCGGGATTAACATCTCCGGCACGACCGCCGCCTCGTTCAAGTGCCCTGACTGTGGCCAGCAGATCTACCGCTGCTCGAAGTGCCGGAAGCAGAGCAACCTCTACGAGTGTCCTGACTGCGGATTCCGGGGGCCGTAA
- a CDS encoding TrmB family transcriptional regulator produces MSQRQIPNEVASARGKLVYLYLRTEGTASLSDIQAALGLSQLTLLTVLRSLRETGHVRRTTEGFATVSRPA; encoded by the coding sequence ATGAGTCAACGACAGATACCGAACGAAGTGGCGTCGGCGCGCGGAAAACTCGTCTACCTCTACCTCAGAACCGAAGGAACCGCGTCGCTCTCCGACATTCAGGCGGCACTCGGCCTCTCACAGCTCACGCTCCTCACCGTCCTGCGGTCGCTCCGCGAGACGGGGCACGTCCGGCGGACGACCGAGGGATTCGCTACGGTTTCGCGACCGGCGTGA
- a CDS encoding fibrillarin-like rRNA/tRNA 2'-O-methyltransferase produces MSLPDGVERRAFDGSEGSWLATRGEPAYGEPVEDGWRRWNPNRSKLGAMLEHEMDAGLAGGEAVLYLGAANGTTVSHVADFAGPTYAVEFAPRPVRDLLDVAESRERLFPLLKDARKPETYAHVVEADVDAVVQDVATRGQARVAVENAAFLADDGRLLAAFKARSEDVTRDPSDVFADVLDELESAYEVLETQRLEPYHADHLGVVARPK; encoded by the coding sequence ATGAGCCTCCCCGACGGCGTGGAGCGCCGCGCGTTCGACGGGAGCGAGGGGTCGTGGCTGGCGACCCGGGGCGAACCGGCGTACGGCGAACCGGTCGAGGACGGGTGGCGGCGCTGGAACCCGAACCGCTCGAAGCTGGGCGCGATGCTCGAACACGAGATGGACGCCGGGCTCGCGGGGGGCGAGGCGGTGCTCTACCTCGGCGCGGCGAACGGGACGACGGTGAGCCACGTCGCGGACTTCGCGGGGCCGACGTACGCCGTCGAGTTCGCGCCGCGGCCCGTGCGCGACCTGCTCGACGTGGCGGAGTCCCGGGAGCGGCTGTTCCCCCTCCTGAAGGACGCGCGGAAGCCGGAGACGTACGCGCACGTCGTCGAGGCGGACGTGGACGCCGTGGTGCAGGACGTGGCGACGCGCGGGCAGGCGCGCGTGGCGGTCGAGAACGCGGCGTTCCTCGCGGACGACGGCCGACTGCTCGCGGCGTTCAAGGCGCGGAGCGAGGACGTGACGCGCGACCCGAGCGACGTGTTCGCGGACGTGCTGGACGAGCTCGAATCCGCGTACGAGGTGCTGGAGACACAGCGCCTCGAACCGTACCACGCCGACCACCTCGGCGTGGTCGCGCGACCCAAGTAG
- a CDS encoding DUF2196 domain-containing protein, whose translation MPEYPRPRELERGMTVEIEQGHDKEPIRGEVATVLGEADPNGADVKLKSGAEGRVRRVVPSEGGREQPR comes from the coding sequence ATGCCCGAGTATCCACGACCCCGGGAGTTGGAGCGCGGGATGACCGTCGAAATCGAACAGGGCCACGACAAGGAGCCGATTCGGGGCGAGGTGGCGACCGTGCTCGGCGAGGCCGACCCGAACGGCGCGGACGTGAAGCTGAAGTCCGGCGCGGAGGGCCGCGTGCGGCGCGTCGTTCCGTCGGAGGGCGGCCGCGAGCAGCCGCGGTAA
- a CDS encoding phosphopantetheine adenylyltransferase: MDVALGGTFDPIHDGHRALFERAFELGDVTVGLTSDDLAPKTRNEERHVRSFDDRKTALERELSRFADEYARDFEVRRLDEPTGIAAAEEKFDVLVVSPETEAGAERINELRAERGFDPLDIEVVDHVTADDGDIISSTRIVKGEIDEHGNVTPEREGRAQEQ, encoded by the coding sequence ATGGACGTGGCCCTCGGCGGGACGTTCGACCCCATTCACGACGGCCATCGCGCGCTCTTCGAGCGCGCGTTCGAACTCGGTGACGTTACGGTCGGCTTGACGAGCGACGACCTCGCGCCGAAAACCCGTAACGAGGAGCGACACGTGCGGTCGTTCGACGATCGGAAGACCGCCCTCGAGCGGGAGCTCTCCCGGTTCGCGGACGAGTACGCCCGCGACTTCGAGGTTAGACGCCTGGATGAGCCGACAGGCATCGCGGCGGCGGAGGAGAAGTTCGACGTGCTCGTCGTCTCCCCGGAAACGGAAGCGGGCGCGGAGCGCATCAACGAACTGCGGGCGGAGCGCGGGTTCGACCCGCTCGACATCGAGGTCGTCGACCACGTGACGGCCGACGACGGCGACATCATCTCCTCGACGCGCATCGTGAAGGGCGAAATCGACGAACATGGCAACGTCACGCCCGAGCGCGAGGGGCGAGCGCAGGAGCAGTAA
- a CDS encoding winged helix-turn-helix domain-containing protein yields MSDSEDSDGSRNTRDRAKAGFDDRVVNILSWVLDTETRAKIYVYLRQHPNSTSEEIAEGTGLYPSTVREALAELNEEDTVERRKRESGGAGNNPYEYTAIAPSDLVGGVVGRVQDELNTVFNLDTYLGGNGDAADENEPVHIEVEGTNTEQENPNR; encoded by the coding sequence ATGTCTGATTCAGAGGACAGCGATGGCTCCCGGAACACCCGGGACCGAGCGAAGGCCGGGTTCGACGACCGTGTGGTGAATATTCTCTCGTGGGTTCTCGACACGGAGACGCGCGCGAAAATCTACGTCTACCTCCGCCAGCACCCGAACAGCACGAGCGAGGAGATCGCGGAAGGCACCGGACTCTATCCGAGTACGGTGCGGGAGGCGCTCGCGGAACTGAACGAAGAGGACACCGTGGAGCGCCGGAAACGCGAGAGCGGGGGCGCGGGTAACAACCCCTACGAGTACACGGCTATCGCGCCGAGCGACCTCGTTGGCGGCGTCGTCGGGCGCGTGCAGGACGAGCTGAACACCGTGTTCAACCTCGACACGTACCTCGGTGGGAACGGGGACGCGGCGGACGAGAACGAACCCGTCCACATCGAAGTCGAAGGCACGAACACGGAGCAGGAGAACCCCAACCGATAA
- a CDS encoding elongation factor 1-beta has protein sequence MGKVAARIKVMPQSPEVDLDALTERLEDALPEGAKISRTDREDVAFGLIALFPTVIIPDEAGGTEAVEDAFRNVDEVESVDVDEVGRI, from the coding sequence ATGGGGAAAGTCGCCGCACGCATCAAGGTCATGCCGCAGAGCCCGGAAGTCGACCTCGACGCCCTCACCGAGCGCCTCGAAGACGCGCTCCCCGAGGGCGCGAAGATCAGCCGAACCGACCGCGAGGACGTCGCGTTCGGCCTCATCGCGCTCTTCCCGACCGTCATCATCCCGGACGAAGCCGGCGGCACGGAAGCCGTCGAGGACGCGTTCCGCAACGTCGACGAAGTCGAATCCGTCGACGTCGACGAAGTCGGTCGGATATAA
- a CDS encoding NOP5/NOP56 family protein → MTQGWFASGDADDVGALSASVREGSAGAPADWPTEAVEAGFATDTDEYYDALHAATMAAARTAVRERERATDQQLVHAVRGVADLTSTVNELAERVAEWAGSLFDESGTGVEYAREVAGREPSDVTEERVVSLAERVRDLANERANLEAYVEEQSRVVAPNLSMLAGPTLAARLVEQAGGLESLAKMPSGTVQVLGAEDALFAHLRGHAPSPKHGVIYVHEYVRGTRPDERGSAARAIAGKLSIAARIDHYSGDRRPELEDELDERIERIRSRGDE, encoded by the coding sequence ATGACGCAGGGATGGTTCGCGAGCGGCGACGCCGACGACGTGGGCGCGCTCTCGGCGAGCGTGCGCGAGGGGTCGGCGGGCGCGCCCGCGGACTGGCCGACCGAGGCGGTCGAGGCCGGGTTCGCGACGGACACGGACGAGTACTACGACGCGCTCCACGCGGCGACGATGGCGGCCGCTCGGACGGCGGTTCGTGAGCGCGAACGCGCGACCGACCAGCAGCTGGTGCACGCCGTTCGCGGCGTCGCCGACCTCACGAGTACGGTGAACGAGCTGGCGGAGCGCGTCGCCGAGTGGGCGGGAAGCCTGTTCGACGAGTCCGGGACGGGCGTCGAGTACGCCCGCGAGGTCGCAGGCCGCGAGCCGAGCGACGTGACCGAGGAGCGCGTGGTGTCGCTCGCGGAGCGCGTGCGCGATCTGGCGAACGAGCGCGCGAACCTCGAAGCGTACGTGGAGGAGCAGTCGCGCGTCGTCGCGCCGAACCTCTCGATGCTCGCGGGGCCGACGCTCGCCGCGCGCCTCGTCGAGCAGGCGGGCGGCCTGGAGTCGCTCGCGAAGATGCCGTCCGGGACGGTGCAGGTGCTCGGGGCGGAGGACGCGCTGTTCGCCCACCTCCGCGGGCACGCGCCGTCGCCGAAGCACGGCGTCATCTACGTCCACGAGTACGTCCGGGGGACGCGGCCGGACGAGCGCGGGTCGGCCGCGCGGGCGATCGCGGGGAAGCTGAGCATCGCGGCGCGCATCGACCACTACTCGGGCGACCGGCGGCCCGAACTCGAGGACGAACTGGACGAGCGCATCGAGCGCATCCGCTCGCGGGGTGACGAATGA